One stretch of Cohnella algarum DNA includes these proteins:
- a CDS encoding extracellular solute-binding protein, translating to MGAKRKWLSAILSAALVFTLAACSGGNNAANGGGAEGSASASPAASPQPSSEGQQPAEGEPAWKKNTSPITFDWYINFSWFSKKWGGDATAEYITKKTGVSLNFIVPAGNENEKLNTMLASGSLPDFITLDWNNENVKKMINGKLVLPLNELAEQYDPYFFKVTDPAKIGWYTQPDGNVYGYPNASSSPADYEKYGENFTSNQTFVVRKDMYEALGKPDMSTPEGFLNALQAAKEMFPDVDGQPLIPIGLHEFNDTGNYSLEGYLQNFLAIPQQKDGKLYDRRQDPEYLKWLKTFRKANEMGLLAKDIFIDKRPQMEEKIAQGRYFAMLYQRTDFATQNIARYQNDPNSAYIAIDGPANAAKDLPTLSGPGISGWTVTLISKDVKDKERAIAFLSYLISEEGNKDLYLGEKGVTYDTIDGKDQFKPEALELMNTDRAAFDQQYGASYTYWMLMDTNMNLQWAPPSVDPGKQMEDWTKGKAISMSEFDNLDPPPTSKEGVSNSKNGRLWGKTLPKLLLAETDEQFDSIFNEYLQDREDQEAIEAYRQKAYEENLKKLEEING from the coding sequence ATGGGTGCAAAACGCAAATGGCTGTCCGCCATTCTCTCGGCGGCGCTTGTCTTCACGCTTGCGGCCTGCTCGGGCGGCAATAACGCCGCAAACGGCGGAGGGGCGGAGGGCTCGGCAAGCGCAAGTCCGGCCGCAAGCCCGCAGCCGTCCTCCGAAGGGCAACAGCCTGCCGAAGGCGAACCCGCCTGGAAGAAAAACACGTCGCCGATCACGTTCGACTGGTACATCAATTTTTCGTGGTTCAGCAAAAAATGGGGCGGCGACGCCACGGCGGAATATATCACGAAAAAAACCGGCGTCAGCCTCAACTTCATCGTCCCGGCCGGCAACGAGAACGAGAAGCTGAACACGATGCTCGCGTCCGGCTCGCTGCCCGATTTCATCACGCTCGACTGGAACAACGAAAACGTCAAGAAGATGATCAACGGCAAGCTGGTGCTCCCGCTGAACGAGCTCGCGGAGCAGTACGACCCGTACTTTTTCAAGGTGACCGACCCGGCAAAGATCGGCTGGTATACGCAGCCCGACGGGAACGTGTACGGGTATCCGAACGCTTCGTCCTCTCCCGCGGACTATGAAAAATACGGGGAAAACTTCACCTCGAACCAGACGTTCGTCGTGCGCAAGGACATGTACGAGGCGCTCGGCAAGCCCGACATGAGCACGCCGGAGGGCTTCCTGAACGCGCTGCAGGCGGCGAAGGAGATGTTCCCGGACGTGGACGGCCAGCCGCTCATTCCGATCGGCCTGCACGAGTTCAACGATACGGGCAACTACTCGCTGGAGGGCTACCTGCAGAACTTCCTGGCCATCCCGCAGCAGAAGGACGGAAAGCTTTACGACCGCAGGCAGGATCCGGAATACCTGAAATGGCTGAAAACGTTCCGCAAGGCGAACGAAATGGGGCTGCTGGCAAAGGACATCTTCATCGACAAGCGCCCGCAAATGGAAGAGAAAATCGCGCAGGGCCGCTACTTCGCGATGCTGTACCAGCGGACCGACTTCGCCACGCAAAACATCGCGCGCTACCAGAACGATCCGAATTCGGCGTACATCGCGATCGACGGGCCGGCGAACGCCGCGAAGGATTTGCCGACCTTGTCCGGTCCCGGCATTTCCGGCTGGACGGTGACGCTGATTTCGAAGGACGTCAAGGACAAGGAGCGGGCTATCGCCTTCCTAAGTTATCTGATCAGCGAGGAAGGCAACAAGGACTTGTACCTGGGCGAAAAAGGCGTCACGTACGATACGATCGACGGCAAAGACCAGTTCAAGCCCGAGGCGCTCGAGCTGATGAATACGGACCGGGCGGCGTTCGACCAGCAGTACGGAGCTTCCTACACGTACTGGATGCTCATGGACACGAACATGAACCTGCAATGGGCTCCGCCCAGCGTCGATCCCGGCAAGCAGATGGAGGACTGGACGAAAGGCAAGGCGATCAGCATGTCCGAATTCGACAACCTCGACCCGCCGCCGACGTCCAAAGAAGGCGTATCCAACAGCAAAAACGGCCGCCTCTGGGGAAAAACGCTGCCGAAGCTGCTGCTCGCCGAAACGGACGAACAATTCGACAGCATCTTCAACGAGTACTTGCAGGACCGGGAAGACCAGGAGGCCATCGAAGCCTACCGGCAAAAAGCGTACGAGGAAAACCTCAAGAAGCTGGAAGAGATCAACGGCTGA
- the tnpA gene encoding IS66 family insertion sequence element accessory protein TnpA has translation MAREDVQKKWEERIAAFRSSGEKAARWCKANQVDRRGLYTWMKRLSGSSPAAVKSATFVKAHITPEPEATPSACLRIRIGAAVIEVDAGFNPALLRDVVQALEVIC, from the coding sequence ATGGCCAGAGAAGACGTACAGAAGAAATGGGAAGAACGAATTGCCGCTTTCCGTTCCAGTGGAGAAAAAGCAGCAAGATGGTGCAAAGCCAATCAGGTGGATCGTCGCGGGCTCTATACATGGATGAAGAGACTAAGCGGTTCATCCCCTGCTGCTGTCAAGTCAGCCACCTTCGTCAAAGCTCATATTACTCCCGAGCCGGAAGCCACACCTTCGGCTTGCCTTCGCATCCGAATCGGCGCAGCCGTCATCGAGGTTGACGCCGGGTTCAATCCTGCTTTGCTCCGCGACGTGGTGCAGGCTTTGGAGGTCATATGCTGA
- a CDS encoding sugar ABC transporter permease, which produces MAAIKGRVAVLGIYAALIGILIATLYPLVWVVGTSLNPGNSLLISSMLPKNPTLAHFAALLRETDFLLWYRNTLVIAVANMLLSTLLVTVTAYAFSRFRFKGRQAGLIALLVLQMFPGFLSIMALFVLLLQTGLLNTHLGLILIYAGGSVSFGVWVMKGYFDSIPRSIEEAAIIDGAGRKELFARIMLPLSVPAITFVMLTSFIGPVMDFILPQIVLRSSEKMTLAQGLYGMVSDKTNSSFSLFAAGSVLAALPITALYMAFQKYLIHGLSAGADKG; this is translated from the coding sequence ATGGCCGCCATAAAAGGAAGGGTTGCCGTGCTCGGCATTTACGCCGCGCTGATCGGCATTTTGATCGCGACGCTTTACCCGCTCGTCTGGGTCGTCGGCACGTCGCTGAACCCGGGCAACTCGCTGCTCATCAGCAGCATGCTGCCGAAAAACCCGACGCTGGCGCACTTTGCGGCGCTCCTGCGCGAGACCGATTTCCTCCTGTGGTACCGCAATACGCTCGTCATCGCCGTCGCCAACATGCTGCTGTCGACGCTGCTCGTGACGGTGACCGCGTACGCGTTTTCGCGTTTCCGCTTCAAGGGGCGGCAGGCCGGCCTGATCGCGCTGCTCGTGCTGCAAATGTTCCCCGGCTTCCTGTCGATCATGGCCCTTTTCGTGCTGCTGCTGCAGACGGGGCTGCTGAATACGCATCTCGGCCTCATCCTCATTTATGCGGGAGGCTCGGTTTCGTTCGGCGTCTGGGTGATGAAGGGGTACTTCGATTCGATTCCGCGCAGCATCGAGGAGGCGGCGATCATCGACGGAGCCGGCCGAAAGGAGCTGTTCGCGCGGATCATGCTTCCGCTGTCGGTGCCCGCGATCACCTTCGTCATGCTGACTTCGTTCATCGGTCCGGTCATGGACTTCATTTTGCCGCAAATCGTGCTCCGTTCCTCGGAGAAAATGACGCTGGCCCAAGGACTGTACGGCATGGTGTCGGACAAAACGAACTCCAGCTTCAGCCTGTTCGCCGCAGGCTCGGTGCTGGCCGCCCTGCCGATCACGGCGCTCTATATGGCGTTTCAAAAGTATTTGATTCACGGCCTCAGCGCCGGAGCCGACAAAGGATAA
- a CDS encoding LacI family DNA-binding transcriptional regulator yields MKKMTMKDIARAAGVSTATVSYIMNNVETQSISPETREKVMKAAQQLNYIRNISARSLKSGKSELIGVVLPDPEDGPAWQRYKYAQAAYRLGRHLNRYGYQPIAIHVDPSSPKLDVILEREMDGVFVFDVSERDFLRISGRYGMGIPVMAVDSCVKEPIFHKLLPDFAGAFAAAERALGAAPQFLITDEYRDPELSGRIERLSGLSAGDIHVYRDEEALRRFVRERAGQAGIAVNEFVGLSALRAEPALRLAAVCTCGCPELLPERTPKIRFDPDGYRKAAELIVHYIRKPHEARPEEFVFLSVLP; encoded by the coding sequence ATGAAAAAGATGACGATGAAGGATATCGCCCGGGCGGCCGGCGTCTCCACCGCGACCGTTTCCTACATCATGAACAACGTCGAAACGCAGTCGATCTCCCCGGAAACGCGGGAAAAGGTGATGAAGGCCGCCCAGCAGCTGAACTACATCCGCAACATCAGCGCCCGCTCGCTCAAAAGCGGCAAGTCCGAGCTGATCGGCGTCGTGCTTCCGGATCCGGAAGACGGGCCGGCCTGGCAGAGGTACAAGTACGCGCAGGCGGCGTATCGGCTCGGCCGGCATTTGAACCGGTACGGGTACCAGCCGATCGCCATCCACGTCGATCCTTCGTCGCCGAAGCTGGACGTCATTCTGGAGCGGGAAATGGACGGCGTATTCGTATTCGACGTGTCGGAGCGGGATTTTCTCCGCATTTCCGGCCGGTACGGGATGGGGATTCCGGTCATGGCGGTGGACAGCTGCGTCAAGGAGCCGATCTTTCACAAGCTGCTGCCGGATTTCGCCGGCGCGTTCGCGGCGGCGGAGCGGGCGCTCGGCGCGGCTCCGCAATTTCTGATCACCGACGAATACCGCGATCCGGAGCTGTCCGGACGAATCGAACGGCTGTCGGGGCTGTCCGCCGGCGATATCCACGTTTATCGGGACGAGGAGGCGCTGCGGCGCTTCGTCCGGGAACGGGCCGGGCAGGCGGGAATCGCGGTCAACGAGTTCGTCGGCCTATCCGCGCTGCGGGCCGAACCGGCGCTTCGCTTGGCCGCCGTTTGCACGTGCGGGTGCCCCGAGCTGCTGCCGGAACGGACGCCGAAAATCCGGTTCGACCCGGACGGCTACCGCAAGGCGGCGGAGCTGATCGTCCACTACATTCGCAAGCCGCACGAAGCAAGACCGGAAGAGTTCGTTTTTTTATCCGTTTTGCCTTAG
- a CDS encoding ABC transporter permease subunit, whose product MKTGTGAATGRTAGPGPAAFRRERRLKWLKKLYGQRYLQAMALLGVAWMIVFNYIPMYGIIIAFKEFDIIFPISQAPWVGLDHFKEFFEDDNLVNVIRNTLGISLIKLVIGFPLPIIFALLLNEVRSVLFKKSIQTISYLPHFLSWVILGGILATWLSDVGIVNKVLLALNLIDEPITYLAEPQYFWSIVVASDIWKELGWSAIIYLAAISSVSPDLYEAATIDGAGRFQKIWSITLPAIKGTIAILFILAVSGLLNSNFDQILVLRNSLNDSASSVIDIYVYQTGIVDGRYSYSTAVGLLKSVIALGLLLGANYVTKKLNNTSLF is encoded by the coding sequence GTGAAAACGGGGACGGGAGCGGCAACAGGAAGAACGGCGGGGCCCGGTCCGGCCGCTTTTCGCCGGGAAAGGCGGCTCAAATGGCTGAAAAAGCTGTACGGCCAGCGATACTTGCAGGCCATGGCGCTGCTCGGCGTCGCCTGGATGATCGTGTTCAACTACATTCCGATGTACGGCATCATCATCGCGTTCAAGGAATTCGACATCATTTTTCCGATTTCGCAGGCGCCGTGGGTCGGACTTGACCATTTCAAGGAGTTTTTCGAGGACGACAATCTGGTCAACGTCATTCGCAACACGCTCGGGATCAGCCTGATCAAGCTCGTCATCGGCTTCCCGCTGCCGATTATTTTCGCCCTGCTGCTCAACGAAGTGCGTTCGGTGCTGTTCAAAAAATCCATTCAGACGATCTCCTACCTGCCGCACTTTCTTTCCTGGGTCATTCTGGGCGGCATTCTGGCCACCTGGCTGTCGGACGTAGGCATCGTCAACAAAGTGCTGCTGGCTTTGAACCTGATCGACGAGCCGATTACGTACCTGGCGGAACCGCAATATTTCTGGTCCATCGTCGTCGCCTCGGACATCTGGAAGGAGCTCGGCTGGTCCGCCATCATCTACCTGGCCGCGATCAGCAGCGTATCGCCGGACCTGTACGAGGCGGCTACGATCGACGGGGCGGGACGCTTTCAGAAAATATGGAGCATTACGCTGCCCGCGATCAAGGGCACGATCGCCATTTTGTTCATTCTGGCGGTGAGCGGCCTGCTGAACTCGAATTTCGACCAGATTCTCGTGCTGCGCAATTCGCTCAACGACAGCGCGAGCAGCGTAATCGACATCTACGTGTACCAGACGGGCATCGTGGACGGGCGCTATTCCTATTCGACGGCGGTCGGCCTGCTGAAATCGGTCATCGCGCTCGGGCTCCTGCTCGGAGCGAACTACGTCACGAAAAAGCTCAACAACACTTCCCTGTTTTAA
- a CDS encoding carbohydrate ABC transporter permease, which yields MFSLKRQTRGEAVFGLVNGLLMLIICFVTLYPIWYVLVNAFNDGTDAMRGGIYWWPRKFSLDSFVTVFRSDGIMTAMGITVAKTVVGTVVHVLFTAMVAYAVSRGELIGRKLYMLIGTITMFFGGGLIPTYLLIRDLGMLDQFLVYIIPAMFSFFDLIIFLSFFREIPAGLEEAAKIDGANDFSIFLRVVIPVSMPVVATIALFHGVYQWNDYFTGMIYINNTDLQPIQTYLYRVVAQSSSNQMLASMPSGVTVGVTSQSLKLATMVVTTAPIVFVYPFLQKYFVKGFMIGSIKG from the coding sequence ATGTTTTCCCTGAAGCGCCAAACGCGGGGCGAGGCCGTTTTCGGGCTAGTCAACGGCTTGCTGATGCTCATCATTTGCTTCGTGACGCTGTACCCGATCTGGTACGTGCTGGTGAACGCGTTCAACGACGGCACCGACGCGATGCGGGGAGGCATCTACTGGTGGCCCCGCAAGTTCAGTCTCGACAGCTTCGTCACCGTCTTCCGCAGCGACGGCATTATGACCGCGATGGGCATCACCGTCGCGAAAACGGTCGTCGGCACCGTCGTCCACGTCCTGTTCACGGCGATGGTCGCCTACGCGGTGTCCCGCGGCGAGCTGATCGGCCGCAAGCTGTACATGCTGATCGGCACGATCACGATGTTTTTCGGCGGCGGCCTCATTCCGACTTATCTGCTCATTCGCGATCTCGGGATGCTGGACCAGTTTCTCGTTTATATCATCCCGGCGATGTTCAGCTTTTTCGATTTGATCATCTTCCTCAGCTTTTTCCGGGAAATTCCCGCGGGGCTCGAGGAGGCGGCGAAAATCGACGGCGCGAACGACTTCTCGATTTTTCTGCGCGTCGTCATTCCCGTGTCGATGCCGGTCGTGGCGACGATCGCCCTTTTTCACGGCGTTTACCAGTGGAACGACTATTTTACCGGCATGATTTACATCAACAATACCGACCTGCAGCCGATTCAGACGTACCTGTACCGGGTGGTGGCGCAGTCGAGCTCCAACCAGATGCTCGCCTCGATGCCGAGCGGCGTCACCGTGGGCGTCACGAGCCAGTCGCTCAAGCTGGCCACGATGGTCGTGACGACCGCCCCGATCGTCTTCGTCTACCCGTTCCTGCAAAAATATTTCGTCAAAGGCTTCATGATCGGCTCGATCAAGGGGTAG
- the tnpC gene encoding IS66 family transposase, translating to MENRAESPQIEELRQQNAKLEQQNIELSAKLKWYEEQFRLAQQKRFGTSSEKTNPDQMELNLFNEAEVLATPAGQEPPTEKITYERRKQTGKREDDFSDLPVETVVYKLEEGERSCACCGGSLHEMTTEMRSEIALVPPQVKVMRHIRQVYACRHCERHEIQTPIVTAPMPRPVYPGSLASPSSMAYVMTQKYVDGLPLYRQEQQFARLGYTLSRQTMANWMMYGAEQWLSPLFAAMKAYLLRQEVLHADETTLQVLREEGKSAEATSYLWLYRTGRDVPPAILYEYQRTRGGEHPRNFLSGFKGYLHVDGYPGYHKVADVKLVGCWAHARRKYDEALKAGPPEMRKLGTVAGQGLAYCNQLYAIERDLAEVSAEERQAKRQEQSLPVLNAYHGWLKEQRSKTLPKSLSGQAIAYSLNQWDKLTAFLSDGRLELDNNRSERSIKPFVIGRKNWLFANTPRGAKASAVIYSVIESAKENGLHPFNYLKYLFEQLPQISGPLDADALEPFMPWSHELPAECRLSKK from the coding sequence ATGGAAAATCGAGCGGAATCGCCTCAGATCGAAGAGCTTCGGCAACAAAATGCGAAGCTGGAACAACAAAATATCGAGCTATCGGCCAAGCTCAAGTGGTACGAGGAACAGTTCCGTCTGGCGCAGCAAAAGCGCTTCGGCACTTCCAGCGAGAAGACGAATCCGGACCAGATGGAGCTGAATCTGTTCAACGAAGCCGAAGTGCTGGCCACACCAGCCGGACAAGAGCCACCTACAGAGAAGATCACGTACGAGCGCCGCAAACAGACGGGCAAGCGTGAAGACGACTTCTCCGACCTGCCGGTAGAGACCGTCGTGTACAAACTCGAGGAAGGCGAACGGTCCTGTGCTTGCTGCGGCGGCTCGCTGCATGAGATGACGACTGAGATGCGCAGCGAGATCGCGCTGGTGCCCCCGCAGGTCAAGGTCATGCGGCATATTCGTCAAGTCTATGCTTGCCGCCACTGCGAGCGTCATGAGATCCAGACACCCATCGTCACGGCGCCCATGCCGAGGCCCGTCTATCCCGGAAGCTTGGCTTCGCCGTCCAGCATGGCCTACGTCATGACGCAGAAATATGTGGATGGCTTGCCCCTGTACCGGCAAGAGCAGCAGTTCGCGCGTCTTGGCTATACGTTGTCTCGCCAGACGATGGCGAACTGGATGATGTATGGTGCGGAGCAATGGCTGTCTCCGCTGTTTGCTGCCATGAAGGCGTATCTGCTGCGGCAAGAAGTGCTGCATGCCGACGAGACGACGCTTCAGGTGCTGCGCGAAGAAGGCAAGTCCGCGGAAGCGACGTCCTACCTGTGGCTATATCGGACCGGACGTGATGTGCCGCCGGCAATACTCTACGAATACCAACGGACGCGGGGCGGCGAACATCCGCGCAACTTCCTGTCCGGATTCAAAGGCTATTTGCATGTGGATGGGTACCCCGGGTACCACAAGGTGGCAGACGTGAAGCTCGTCGGTTGTTGGGCACATGCCCGGCGCAAGTACGACGAGGCGCTGAAGGCAGGGCCGCCGGAGATGAGGAAGCTGGGAACCGTTGCGGGACAGGGCCTGGCTTACTGTAACCAGCTGTATGCAATTGAACGGGACCTTGCCGAAGTCTCCGCTGAAGAGCGACAGGCGAAGAGGCAGGAGCAAAGCCTGCCGGTGCTTAACGCCTATCATGGATGGCTGAAGGAGCAACGGTCCAAAACCTTGCCGAAGAGCCTGTCCGGTCAAGCGATCGCCTACAGCTTGAATCAGTGGGATAAGCTTACTGCGTTCCTGTCAGATGGGCGGCTGGAGCTCGACAACAATCGGAGCGAGCGGTCGATCAAACCGTTCGTGATCGGGCGCAAAAACTGGCTGTTCGCCAACACGCCTCGCGGCGCGAAGGCTAGCGCGGTAATCTACAGCGTGATCGAATCGGCCAAGGAGAATGGTCTGCACCCGTTCAACTACTTAAAGTACCTCTTCGAGCAGTTGCCGCAGATCTCTGGACCGCTCGATGCCGACGCGCTCGAACCCTTCATGCCATGGTCGCACGAGCTACCGGCTGAGTGCCGATTAAGTAAAAAGTAA
- the tnpB gene encoding IS66 family insertion sequence element accessory protein TnpB (TnpB, as the term is used for proteins encoded by IS66 family insertion elements, is considered an accessory protein, since TnpC, encoded by a neighboring gene, is a DDE family transposase.) produces the protein MLSELTSRQVFLACGSTDLRKSIDGLAALVQEGLGLNPFSPCLFVFCNRERNKLKILYWEHNGFWLFYRRLERGTFQWPRDHSDPVTVTTRELRWLLDGLSLSQRQAHPKVTAATVI, from the coding sequence ATGCTGAGCGAATTAACCAGCCGTCAGGTATTTCTGGCTTGTGGCAGCACGGATTTACGTAAATCCATCGACGGATTGGCTGCTCTTGTCCAAGAGGGGCTCGGACTGAATCCATTCTCTCCATGCTTGTTCGTCTTTTGCAACCGCGAGCGGAACAAGTTAAAGATCTTGTATTGGGAGCACAACGGTTTCTGGCTGTTCTACCGCCGGCTCGAGCGCGGCACGTTCCAGTGGCCCAGGGATCACAGCGATCCGGTCACGGTCACGACCCGCGAGCTCCGCTGGCTGCTGGACGGACTTTCGCTCAGCCAGCGGCAGGCTCACCCGAAAGTGACCGCCGCTACGGTCATTTAG
- a CDS encoding alpha/beta hydrolase-fold protein → MQPQSQAKRLSQSQIRTFANFRSEFLDNERELFVYLPPGYDAPGNEGERYPALYMHDGQHAFRADDRGGSWEARETADRLIAEGKIRPLIIVAVANVASARIAEYMHPVPGLGEVYGAAGRGDLYERFLIEEVKPFIDREFRTLPGPEDTGVLGSSAGGLVSYNLGFRRPDVFGLVGALCPFFVKPDPTQETEQWLTRIYRHKPPIRLWIDVGDAEGFTVMDKHVRTVVKAMLDAGFATGRDLAYHFVPGSGHSQKDWAARLHAPLLFLFGRVGNVADSLLLGPDKVGLNGAAAVFHPIDIYDTGFVATNLAASFRVADPSVLSVLQDGTVVPHREGATEVAYTNAAGRTSVRAVTVVRELAERVKVTLRVVVPPDTPDEETIYAGIELPRIGPYAYGGTYMLPRDFAVEFRISRGMGRDEADESGRPAPFRLLRAQENLVAEYRVAGWIDRVRV, encoded by the coding sequence ATGCAACCGCAATCGCAGGCGAAAAGGCTATCGCAATCGCAAATCCGCACGTTCGCGAATTTTCGCTCGGAATTTCTGGACAACGAACGGGAGCTGTTCGTTTATTTGCCTCCGGGCTACGACGCCCCCGGGAATGAGGGAGAGCGCTATCCGGCGCTGTACATGCACGACGGGCAGCACGCGTTTCGCGCCGACGACCGCGGCGGCTCGTGGGAGGCCCGGGAGACCGCCGACCGGCTGATCGCGGAGGGAAAAATCCGGCCGCTGATCATCGTGGCGGTCGCGAACGTGGCAAGCGCGCGGATCGCCGAATATATGCATCCGGTACCCGGCCTCGGCGAGGTGTACGGGGCGGCGGGGAGAGGGGACTTGTACGAACGGTTTCTGATCGAGGAGGTCAAGCCGTTTATCGACCGGGAGTTTCGCACGCTTCCCGGGCCCGAAGACACGGGCGTTCTCGGATCGTCGGCCGGCGGCCTCGTATCGTACAATCTGGGCTTTCGGCGCCCCGACGTGTTCGGGCTGGTCGGCGCCTTGTGCCCGTTTTTCGTCAAGCCGGACCCGACACAGGAGACAGAGCAGTGGCTGACCCGGATTTACCGGCACAAGCCGCCGATCCGGCTGTGGATCGACGTCGGCGACGCGGAAGGCTTCACCGTGATGGATAAGCATGTCCGCACTGTCGTCAAGGCGATGCTTGACGCCGGGTTTGCGACTGGCCGCGATTTGGCGTACCACTTCGTCCCGGGCTCCGGCCACTCGCAGAAGGATTGGGCCGCCCGGCTGCACGCCCCGCTGCTTTTCCTGTTCGGACGGGTCGGGAACGTCGCCGATTCCTTGCTGCTCGGGCCGGACAAAGTCGGGCTGAACGGGGCGGCCGCCGTTTTTCATCCGATCGATATATACGACACCGGCTTTGTCGCGACCAACCTCGCGGCTTCCTTCCGCGTCGCCGACCCTTCCGTGCTGTCGGTTCTGCAGGACGGAACGGTCGTGCCGCATCGCGAAGGGGCGACCGAAGTCGCGTATACGAACGCGGCGGGCCGGACGTCGGTGCGAGCGGTAACCGTCGTGCGGGAGCTGGCGGAGCGGGTGAAGGTGACGCTGCGCGTCGTCGTGCCGCCGGATACGCCCGACGAGGAGACGATTTACGCGGGCATCGAGCTGCCCCGGATCGGTCCGTATGCGTACGGGGGGACGTATATGCTGCCGCGCGATTTTGCGGTCGAATTTCGCATCTCGCGCGGGATGGGACGCGACGAGGCCGACGAATCCGGCCGGCCCGCCCCGTTCCGCTTGCTTCGAGCGCAGGAAAATCTCGTCGCCGAATACCGGGTCGCGGGCTGGATCGACCGGGTTCGGGTCTAA
- a CDS encoding alpha/beta hydrolase, producing the protein MSFGTAGQRKGHLHLPSPGYADGSGRAYPALYLHDGQNMFHPAYNGQSWNLHLAADRLIAEGKIEEIVMIGVANMEGERANEYTHALEGVDYKRDKWNIEPKGELYERFLIEELKPFVDRLLRTKTGPEHTALLGSSRGGQVTYHIGMRRPDVFGHLGIISPYLYHVDPADLTETRVYARFAEKKPLEKIWIDLGGREGTLIMEKHVRGLVRELLDAGYEPDRQLAYYFDPDAEHTERDWERRAELPLIHFFGRRGELARLTLTEAKATVMHGEDAVCRIVASAEYEGGLKLTPLGGAFASAGTAPARIDGEGVVRSPRCENAKVAFRFGASSAELDWAPRPRTESPISG; encoded by the coding sequence ATTTCGTTCGGAACTGCTGGACAACGAAAGGGACATTTACATTTACCTTCCCCGGGCTATGCAGACGGAAGCGGCCGCGCCTATCCGGCGCTTTACCTGCACGACGGGCAGAACATGTTCCATCCGGCCTACAACGGCCAGTCGTGGAACCTGCACCTGGCGGCCGACCGGCTCATCGCCGAGGGGAAAATCGAAGAGATCGTCATGATCGGCGTCGCCAACATGGAGGGGGAGCGGGCCAACGAGTACACGCACGCGCTCGAAGGCGTCGACTACAAGCGCGACAAGTGGAACATCGAGCCGAAGGGGGAGCTGTACGAGCGGTTTCTGATCGAGGAGCTGAAGCCGTTCGTCGACCGGCTGCTGCGGACGAAGACGGGACCCGAGCACACGGCGCTGCTCGGTTCCTCGCGCGGCGGGCAGGTCACGTACCATATCGGCATGCGCCGGCCCGACGTTTTTGGCCATCTCGGCATTATTTCCCCTTATCTGTATCACGTCGATCCGGCCGACCTGACCGAAACGCGCGTCTACGCCCGGTTCGCGGAAAAGAAGCCGCTCGAGAAAATTTGGATCGACCTCGGCGGCAGGGAAGGCACGCTCATCATGGAAAAGCACGTTCGCGGGCTCGTCCGCGAACTGCTGGACGCCGGATACGAGCCCGATCGCCAGCTGGCGTATTATTTCGATCCGGATGCCGAGCATACGGAACGGGACTGGGAGCGCCGGGCGGAGCTGCCGCTCATCCATTTTTTCGGCCGGCGGGGGGAGCTCGCCCGGCTGACGCTGACGGAAGCGAAGGCGACTGTCATGCACGGGGAGGATGCGGTTTGCCGAATCGTCGCTAGCGCCGAGTACGAGGGCGGATTGAAGCTGACGCCGCTCGGCGGCGCGTTCGCGTCCGCGGGGACGGCGCCGGCGCGGATCGACGGAGAGGGAGTCGTCCGCTCCCCGCGCTGCGAGAACGCGAAGGTGGCATTCCGGTTCGGAGCGAGCTCCGCCGAACTCGACTGGGCGCCGCGGCCGAGAACGGAGTCTCCGATTTCGGGCTAG